Genomic DNA from Oncorhynchus clarkii lewisi isolate Uvic-CL-2024 chromosome 5, UVic_Ocla_1.0, whole genome shotgun sequence:
TTGCTCTAACCCTAGGCAACTCTTTTCCACCAGTCTCTGACCAACTCTGTCGCTATATCTCTCagaatgatcttcttggccttaaCCAGTgaggcttcaagacgggtcactcaaccaAGACTTCTCTGTGTCAAGGAGGCTTtccgcactgccaaagctgactctctctcccctgttaGCATATAAACGCACAAGACATGGAAGAATGTGttgaattgcatgaaattagctttaaaacggcCCTTAAAATCTCTGCCTCAATGTGTAGAATTGtgggaaatttgctttaaaactacaATCTTCTCTctgccaacaagaggggtgtgaacagtttgggtTCGAATGGGTTGTGAGGTGGAGGTTTGTTACTACGCTGAGAAATTACATTATCCATCCagacctttgccacctaggaaatTTGTGACCggaccttctcaaatagtacTTCAGTACCCCTGTCCTAGATCTATCCACTGCcacaccgtgaaccatcagatcatcctctctaccctctcagggctctgcacactcttggattgcatcttacctggcaggccgctcctacctggtgacgtggagaggatctgtgtctgcaccatgtACTCTCAGTACTGGTGttccccagggctcggttctaggccctctcttCTTGCTATACACCAAGTTACTCAGCTCTGTCATGTcatcacatggtctctcctatcatttctATCTCTCCTATCATTTCtataatccaggcacttgtcctctACCGTCTGGACTACTGtaactctctgttggctgggctccctgcttgtgccaccaacttatccagaatgctgcagccTCTCTTGAACTAGCACTCACACTTGACTAATGTCCCTCGTAGCCATGACTTTTCTGAATAATGTACATACTataactgtgatatgtggttgtcccacctagctacagtatcttaagatgaatgcactaactgtaagtcgctctgataagagcgtctgctaaatgattaaaaTGTAAACATTCCAAAATTCGTCCTGCTTAACTAGCATCCGGTTAAGCTTTTTTGGGGAGGAGCTGCCCCTTGAAAAATGACAAGTTTGTTAGCTAGCTTCTTCCTAACTTTACTTGCTAAATAAATAATTGTTGCCTAATGTCAGTGTCTGTGTACTGTCATTATCCAGAGAGAGTCATGTCAAGTGAACCTGGCAGCCGTGACAATTAATAATATTTGTTTTGGCTATAATGTTCcatatggctcagttggtagagcatgccgCTTGCAATGTCATGGTTGTGGGCTCGATTCCCACAAGGACCAGTAATTAGAAAAATATTTAATGAAATGAATGCACTcacaactgtaagtcgctctggataagtacgtctgctaaatgactaagatGTCAAATGTATTATCAGCCAACCAGATCAGTAACCCTTGCATTCCAGAAGGGTGGATGCTTTGCTGCTTCAAACTCAAAAACTGCAACCTAGAAATATGTTGCCAACCTATTTTACAGTCAGAATACTTTGTTTTTAACCATCACCACCATACATTAACACTATTCCCAGATGTTTACATGGCAGCCTAGAGCTACTAGTTGCCAGCTCATTCTGCATCTGCTGTAGGCCTATTATTGATTCGAGTGACAGCTTTCAGTCTCAGTTGATGCCTCTGAACTAGTGGTGCAGCAGTGGCTGATGATGTTGATTACAGTAATAATGTATAATTATTTTTGTGCATAAATCGGGATCATTACATATGCTACCTGACGGTCGACGTCATTGCACTCTACTTTTATAGAAACATTGCTTTCTTTGGTCAAGTTCCTTTGAATTGTCTGccttgtgtgtagttgtgtacCAGTACACTACAGTGTGAGGAACAGCCTAAACATTTTCGCAGCTTTAATTTGAGAGCTTATTCTCCCCATAATCCATTACATTTATGTCCTTTTCCCACATGAAACAAAGCTGGGTTATTCCAGACAAAATGCTGACACATGATTTTAGAGCACCTGTGTTGGGAATGCTGTCTGTTAGCCTTATCATTAGCATGGATTGTGATGCTGTTGCTTTGTTTGCAAGGTCATCCTTTTGGCATTGCATATTCTGCAGGAAATTGATTTCATGTAGAGCGTCGTAGTCTGCGCAGTATTTTCTGTATTGTAGGTGATGAGTTCTTTCAGGACTCATCCTTGAGTAATTGTTTAACTTAAACTGGTGTTTCAGTAAATAGGGGGCTCAACAAATCAGGGCAGCGTGTGCTGTAGGTAAATGCATCAAGCATGATCCTATTTAATAGATGGCCTGTCTCTAGACAGCCACAGTTGATGCTGTTTGTAAATGTTATCTTTTGGTTGAAGATGCTAGCTTCAAACTTCTACAAGTTTTTAAATCCACATTATGAAATGTTCATGTTCGGTAGGCAACAGTGCTTGACGAGAAAAATAATGTTGACTACAGGAAATAGCCTAGTTGTACAGTACTCAGACAACACACTTACCATGTAGGGATGGGCTTGACAGAGCATTTTCTGTTTACAATGTGCCTCATTCTTCACTCCAACTTCTCCATCTTGTCTCTGTCACCACAGCGTTCAGCCTCCACCGGCCTTTGCCCACCCCACCACAGCCAGCTACAGTGTTCAGCCGGCTCCTGCCGTGGCCCATGCAGTGACTGCCTCCTATGCCCCTGCCCCTGCACAAGCAGCCAGGCCCGTGGCCTCTGCCCCCTACCTGGCGGCCTACCAGACCCACCCTGCCCCCCCAGATTATGGCTATCGGCAGCCGGACCCTACGCCCCAACCTACCACCACCCCACAGGCGTACCAGCTACCGGTATACACCGAAACGGTCAGTTCCATTTCCTTTCTTTAGCATCCCGTTGCGTGCTGTCGTCGTGTTTTATCTATTAGCTATTGTATATAAATGCAAGTACCTGGGGAGAGTTTTAGAATGTTCAAGTCACAATCTGTTTTGCATACACTTTTTTTTTGCTATGCATGTTTTACTCTGTAAAACAACCTTTCAGGATAACTACAGTTACGGACGCCCACCTGCAGTCACTAGTTATGAGACTAAGCAGTACTACCAGACAAGTATAGCTCCAGCCCAGCGGACACCAACAGAAGCTTACTACCAGACAGGTGAGTCATTGCCAACCTTATTCCCATGCGTAATCCCACACAGACAATCATAACACTGCAATGCAAGAGCCACCGATTCATTTGAAAGGTTCTCTCTGAATGAGAGAGAATACATCGTTTTATACACTATTCATGAGAACATACTATTGTGCAAAAGAACTTGGCTGCTGGTATACTGCAAAAGTCTGTGTATTGAATGTCGTGTAACTGGAGCCAAGCCTGTTTAACAACACTGTTGATGATTTATTTTTCTTCCCTGTAGGTGTGAAGAGTGGCTACAGTCCAGTCAGCACAGTgtacagccagcctcctccaccaCAGAGGCAGGTCACAGCTTTAAAGCCTCTGGCCCCCGCTAGCTCAGTGTCCACCAGCTATAACATCTACCCAGTGTCCACCAGTGTTCAGCAGCCTCCAACTCCCATCTCGTCTTACACCCCTTGCTCCTCCTTCAACTCCACAGCTGCCACCTCCTACTCGGGTAAGATAGAGAGCTTCTTCCCACACTCCCAGAGCTCCACATTTAGCGCCAGGATCAACCCTTGTGAAATTCAAGCAGGCACAGCTTGCATATTTGTCACAGCATGTGTTTTTActgtgtgacccccccccccttctgccCCGTCTcaactctccatctctcaccttaGGCATCAGCTACTCTACTTATGACTCGAGTGGCTACACTTCCACCCCCTCCTACTACCAACCTGCACAGTTGCCTGCTCCCCAGCCGCCACCCCAGCAGCCCCAGCCGTCCATGCAGCTGCCTCACAAGCAGCTCACCAGCTCTTCCTGGAGCAACGCGGGCAGCAACATGGTGACTGCTCCCACAGTCAACGCCTACAAGAAGCCCATGTTCCACCAGAACAGGCTGCAGAAGCCCAAAGGGCCACCCAAGCAGCCCCAGCTGCACTACTGTGACATCTGCAAGATCAGCTGTGCTGGCCCGCAGGTAGTGGTGAACTGTCTGGGTGATACGTTATGAGAGGGACAGGTCATTTGTTGGCAACGGACGTAACGACTACAGAGTCAACTGAATTTACAGTATTTTaacatcaatcaaatgtatttataaatccctttttacatcagccgatgtcacaaagtgctatacagaaacccaggctaaaacccaaaacagcaagcaatgtagaagcacggtgggtaggaaaaactccctagaaaggctgtaCCTAGGAAAAAACCTGAAAGGGAACCAGggtctgaggggtggccagtcatcttctggctgtgccgggtggagattataacagaacattggggcggcagggtagcctagtggttagagcgttggactagtaaccggaaggttgcaagttcaaacccccgagctgacaaggtacaaatctgtcgttctgcccctgaacaggcagttaacccactgttcctaggtcgtcattgacaataagagtttgttcttaactgacttgcctagttaaataaaggtaaaataaaaacataaccaagatgttcaaacgttcatagatgaccagcagggtcaaataatattaaTCACAGTGGtagtagagggtgcaacaggtcagcacctcaggagtacatGTCAGTTCAGAGttggagacagcaggtgcggtagagagagagtcaaacagcaggtccaggacaaggtagcacatctggtgaacaggtcagggttccatagccgcaggcagaacatgTAATGTGCCTAAGATGAGACATACTGTAGAAACCCAGGGTTGACATTCAATGTTTTTTGCAGGTTTGTTTTTCTAGGTATGTTGAATTAACTGTTGAATGGTTTTCTCTGCAGACGTACCGGGAACACCTCGAGGGCCAGAAGCACAAGAAGAAGGAGGCTGCTCTGAAATCTGGCAGCGCGGTGGGGAGCAACGGGCCCCGGGGGATTCAGACCCAGCTGCGCTGTGAACTATGTGACGTTGCCTGCACTGGCGTAGACGCGTACGCTGCCCATATCCGAGGGGCCAAGCACCAGAAGGTAGCACAGCTGCACTGACAGGAAGATAAACAtcaggcagctagctagctaattgaaGCCCTGTTTAGCTAGCTAATTGAAGCCCTGTTTAGCTAGTTAATTTGTCTAGATCAGCTCTGTGATAGTTGTAAATGTTGGTGTTTCGTTAGTGTACCACTTTTAATCAGGTATTTATGTGATATCCCAGCTCACAATGGTTTGTGTTATTTATCTCCCTTAACCCTGTATAGGTGGTGAAGCTCCACACCAAACTAGGCAAACCTATACCCTCAACTGAACCCATTTTGGTGAACAATGCTCCGATTATCTCAACGTCGACCGCTGGGAAGACGTCCCCTATTGTCGTCACGTCAACTGCCCCTGTAGCGCCACCCAAACCGGTGGTCGTAAACGCCGTCAAGGCCCCAGCACCTGTGAAGAAGCAAATCACACCCAAAATAACCCTTCTTGGTAAATCTTCCCAAGAAATCTGTGTTTAGTAGTTGTGATTATGATATCTGTGCTGACAGATTAAACCAATGATGGATAATTGAAGCAGTAATTTTGGACTCAAACTACACTAAGTTGCACCATACTAATATTTGGCCTTCCTCTTGACAGCCAACAAGCTGGCCACCCCTCCTTCAGCCAAGGTGGATGAGGACAAGCAGTTAGCAACCGCTTCTAAGAGCGAGACCACGAGTGACGATGAGgacggggaaggagtgggggggcaGGGGGACGTCCAGCCTGTGGGACATGACTATGTGGAGGAGGTAGGAGTTGTTTTTCTTGATTCACTAATCATTTGTAAAATATGCAAAGGATATGGTATGTTCTAATGCAAGTTTCCATTTTGATGATGGGAAGGTGCGTAATGATGATGGGAAGGTGATTCGCTTCCACTGTAAACTCTGTGAATGCAGTTTCAATGACCCCAACGCTAAAGACATGCACCTAAAGGGACGCAGGCACCGGCTGCAGTACAAGGTCAGAAAGTGCATCATATAGCGAAACATTTGTGCAAGGTGTTTCTAGAGCTAACCGCTACGTACTACAATGTACTTATTGTACTGGCAAAATGAATTGACTGTAACGTAAgcattgaactctttgacctgttGTACAAGTGTATGTCAAGTCACAGCAAAACtatcaccactagatggcagactTTTAGGCAGGATGTAGAAATTGCTTGCAATGTCCTGTAGCCCCCTTGTCATTTGGCCATCAGTTGAACTATGTAATTTACATCAAATTATAATTGATTTGCATGATGGCTATATGCATACTTCTCAGTTTGAGAGCCTACGACtcactaggtgtgtgtgtgtgacaatgtgtgaatgtacagtaccagtcaaaagtttgggcacctactcattcaaggtttttttctttattttttacattgtagaataatactgaagacatcaactatgaaataacgcatatggaatcatgtagtaaccaaaaaagggctaaacaaatgttttatatttgagattcttcaaatagccaccctttggcttgatgacagctttgcacacatggcattctctcaaccagcttcacatagaatgcttttccaacagtcttaaaggagttcccacatatgctgagcacatgttggctgcttttcctttactctgctgtctgactcatcccaaaccatctcaattgggttgaggtcgggggattgtgtaggccaggtcatctgatgcagcactccatcattctccttcttggtcaaatagtcctaaCCCAGTTTGGtggcctgttgaaaaacaaatgatagtcccactcagcgcaaaccagatgggatggcgtatcgctgcagaatgctgtggtagccatgctggttaagtgtgccttgaattataagtaaatcacagacagtatcaccagcaaagtacccccacaccataacatcaccacctccatgctttaaggtgggaaacacacatgtggagatcatccgttcacccacaccatgTCTCACTAAGACACGGTGGATGGAACCagaaatctccaatttggacttttgaccaaagtacagatttccaccggtctgatgtccattacttgtgttttttggcccaagcaagtcttcttcttattggtgtcctttagtggtttctttgcagcaattcgaccatgaaggcctgatttacgtagtctctgaacagttgatgttgagatgtctgttacttgaagcatttatttgggctgcaatttctgaggctggtaactctaatgaacttgtcctctgcagcagaggtaactgtgggtcttccattcctgtggcggtcctcatgagagacagtttcatcatagcgcttggtttTTGCGattgtacttgaagaaacttccaaaattcttgacattttccatattgactgaccttcatgtcttaaagtaataatgggctgtcatttctctttgcttatttgagctgttcttgccataataaggacttggtcttttaccaaatagggctatcttctgtatacccccctaccttgtcacaactcaaCTTATTGGCTCAAGTGCATTAAGAAgaagaaatttcacaaattaactttttaagaAGGctcacatgttaattgaaatgcattctaggtgactacctcatgaagctgtttgagagaattccaagagtgtgcaaagctgtcatcaaggcaagggtggctactttgaagaatctcaaatgtaaaaatattttgatttgtttaacactttttagatTGTTtaacactacatgattccatatgtgttatttcattgtttttgtcttcactataattctataatttagaaaattgtcaaaataaagagaaaccctgtaatgagtaggtgtgtacacatttgactgctactgtatgaATGACAGCTCTTGACATTGTTACTATCCCTTCATTCCCCTCTTGTAGAAGAAGGTGAACCCAGAGCTGCCGGTGGAGATCAAGCCCAGTAACCGGGCCAGGAAACTGCAGGAGGGCAAACTTAGGAAACAGAAACAGAAGGCTGTGctgaagagacagagggatgatGAGCAGCGCTGGCACTTGGAGATGAGGTCAGAGCCAGACAGCAGCTGGCACACAGAGATGAGGTGAGAGCCAGACCGCAGCTGGCACACAGGGATGATGTCAGAGCCAGACAGCAGCTGGCACACAGAGATGAGGTCAGAGCCCTTGCTTAGGCATAGATCCAGGATCAAGCTTACTCGCCCCAAAAATCCTTGTCATCCATTTGGGGTTGAACAGATGGGCTTAATTGCCAAAATCTCGCACTTTTTCTACTTACCCAAAGTCagatggataccatttgtatctctctgcgtgcagtttgaagggatttgctaactagtgttattgaaattgctaactagcatgtacagctgtacctgtagacttccagtcattgcacatACTTATAGCTATACTTATAGACTTAGTCATTAGACttagtcattgcgctaatgctcgTTAGCAATGGCTTGCGAAACTACCTTTAACTGCCTTTTAAACTGCACGCAGAGATAAAATAAAAAACCCTATCGATGAGTTCAACTGAAAAAGGGCTTAATTGCCAAAATCTCTTAAGGTCTGAGCAGTGCTTAGGGGCAACTTCTCCCTATAGTTATTTTTTCTTGGAGATGATTTCAGAAGAAGGCAGAGCAGGGGAACCCTGCTGCTGAGTCCACTACCCATATAGTTCTGAAACCCAACATCTTAAGTGCTGAAAACTCTTGAATCCCCCTGCATAATCTGGCCAAATACCTTTCAACAGTCTCAAATATGTCTTATAACTCCTGATCAACAGATAACTCAGCAGAAAAATCTACCCAGTCTGAATATTTTAATAATCCTGTGCTGTATTTGTCTCCTCTGCCAGGCGCTATGAGGAGGACATGTactggaggaggatggaggaggatcaGCTATACTGGGGGGAGCAGAGACGCAGGATGCCCCCCCCTCCACTCATGAGCCGGCCTGGCATGCCAGTGCCACCCCTACTGGTGAGAATCAATGATTCAATCAATGTTCGGTCTATGTGAACTTGATCACTTGAGGGAAAACTGGTGCAACCAGGATTGATGTATTTAGCTTTTCAGTTTGTTTCCAGACGTGTTTCGTTGTAGAGAGAAACTGGTTCTATTcagctcttctcttctccccttagCAGCCCGTGCGTCGGCCGGACTCCCCAGACGACCGCCACATCATGGCCAAACACTCCACCGTCTACCCTGTGGAGGAGGAGCTGCAGGCGGTGCAGAGGATTGTGTCCCACTCTGAGCGAGCCCTCAAACTGGTGTCTGACTCCCTGCTGGAGAAAGAGCCCCCCGCTGTTGCTCCTAAGACTGATACAGAGGCTGATGCTGGCGAGAAAGGGTAAGAGCTGTATG
This window encodes:
- the LOC139409103 gene encoding zinc finger RNA-binding protein-like isoform X2, giving the protein MAASNYYGFTHGAGPQYSVQPPPAFAHPTTASYSVQPAPAVAHAVTASYAPAPAQAARPVASAPYLAAYQTHPAPPDYGYRQPDPTPQPTTTPQAYQLPVYTETDNYSYGRPPAVTSYETKQYYQTSIAPAQRTPTEAYYQTGVKSGYSPVSTVYSQPPPPQRQVTALKPLAPASSVSTSYNIYPVSTSVQQPPTPISSYTPCSSFNSTAATSYSGISYSTYDSSGYTSTPSYYQPAQLPAPQPPPQQPQPSMQLPHKQLTSSSWSNAGSNMVTAPTVNAYKKPMFHQNRLQKPKGPPKQPQLHYCDICKISCAGPQTYREHLEGQKHKKKEAALKSGSAVGSNGPRGIQTQLRCELCDVACTGVDAYAAHIRGAKHQKVVKLHTKLGKPIPSTEPILVNNAPIISTSTAGKTSPIVVTSTAPVAPPKPVVVNAVKAPAPVKKQITPKITLLANKLATPPSAKVDEDKQLATASKSETTSDDEDGEGVGGQGDVQPVGHDYVEEVRNDDGKVIRFHCKLCECSFNDPNAKDMHLKGRRHRLQYKKKVNPELPVEIKPSNRARKLQEGKLRKQKQKAVLKRQRDDEQRWHLEMRSEPDSSWHTEMRRYEEDMYWRRMEEDQLYWGEQRRRMPPPPLMSRPGMPVPPLLPVRRPDSPDDRHIMAKHSTVYPVEEELQAVQRIVSHSERALKLVSDSLLEKEPPAVAPKTDTEADAGEKGPDTQAARMLKGVMRVGILAKGLLLHGDRNVELILLAAKKPTLSLLKDIAEQLPKELTTFSEDQYEVQAHPEEANIVIFSSKEPKMQVTISLTSPLMREDPAPEKEEKAGDKAAEKGVPEKDPPDVLNQRKCLEYLAALRHAKWFQARANGLQSCVIIIRLLRDLCQRVPTWGKMPAWAMELLVEKAISSATGPLSPGEAMRRVLECIATGILLPDGPGLLDPCEKAQTDALGSMTKQAREDITASAQHALRLLAFRQIHKVLGMDSLPASKASARNRKRRRDGSETGEGEGEGKKDKKEDAEEVDA
- the LOC139409103 gene encoding zinc finger RNA-binding protein-like isoform X3 gives rise to the protein MAASNYYGFTHGAGPQYSVQPPPAFAHPTTASYSVQPAPAVAHAVTASYAPAPAQAARPVASAPYLAAYQTHPAPPDYGYRQPDPTPQPTTTPQAYQLPVYTETDNYSYGRPPAVTSYETKQYYQTSIAPAQRTPTEAYYQTGVKSGYSPVSTVYSQPPPPQRQVTALKPLAPASSVSTSYNIYPVSTSVQQPPTPISSYTPCSSFNSTAATSYSGISYSTYDSSGYTSTPSYYQPAQLPAPQPPPQQPQPSMQLPHKQLTSSSWSNAGSNMVTAPTVNAYKKPMFHQNRLQKPKGPPKQPQLHYCDICKISCAGPQTYREHLEGQKHKKKEAALKSGSAVGSNGPRGIQTQLRCELCDVACTGVDAYAAHIRGAKHQKVVKLHTKLGKPIPSTEPILVNNAPIISTSTAGKTSPIVVTSTAPVAPPKPVVVNAVKAPAPVKKQITPKITLLANKLATPPSAKVDEDKQLATASKSETTSDDEDGEGVGGQGDVQPVGHDYVEEVRNDDGKVIRFHCKLCECSFNDPNAKDMHLKGRRHRLQYKKKVNPELPVEIKPSNRARKLQEGKLRKQKQKAVLKRQRDDEQRWHLEMRRYEEDMYWRRMEEDQLYWGEQRRRMPPPPLMSRPGMPVPPLLQPVRRPDSPDDRHIMAKHSTVYPVEEELQAVQRIVSHSERALKLVSDSLLEKEPPAVAPKTDTEADAGEKGPDTQAARMLKGVMRVGILAKGLLLHGDRNVELILLAAKKPTLSLLKDIAEQLPKELTTFSEDQYEVQAHPEEANIVIFSSKEPKMQVTISLTSPLMREDPAPEKEEKAGDKAAEKGVPEKDPPDVLNQRKCLEYLAALRHAKWFQARANGLQSCVIIIRLLRDLCQRVPTWGKMPAWAMELLVEKAISSATGPLSPGEAMRRVLECIATGILLPDGPGLLDPCEKAQTDALGSMTKQAREDITASAQHALRLLAFRQIHKVLGMDSLPASKASARNRKRRRDGSETGEGEGEGKKDKKEDAEEVDA
- the LOC139409103 gene encoding zinc finger RNA-binding protein-like isoform X1, translating into MAASNYYGFTHGAGPQYSVQPPPAFAHPTTASYSVQPAPAVAHAVTASYAPAPAQAARPVASAPYLAAYQTHPAPPDYGYRQPDPTPQPTTTPQAYQLPVYTETDNYSYGRPPAVTSYETKQYYQTSIAPAQRTPTEAYYQTGVKSGYSPVSTVYSQPPPPQRQVTALKPLAPASSVSTSYNIYPVSTSVQQPPTPISSYTPCSSFNSTAATSYSGISYSTYDSSGYTSTPSYYQPAQLPAPQPPPQQPQPSMQLPHKQLTSSSWSNAGSNMVTAPTVNAYKKPMFHQNRLQKPKGPPKQPQLHYCDICKISCAGPQTYREHLEGQKHKKKEAALKSGSAVGSNGPRGIQTQLRCELCDVACTGVDAYAAHIRGAKHQKVVKLHTKLGKPIPSTEPILVNNAPIISTSTAGKTSPIVVTSTAPVAPPKPVVVNAVKAPAPVKKQITPKITLLANKLATPPSAKVDEDKQLATASKSETTSDDEDGEGVGGQGDVQPVGHDYVEEVRNDDGKVIRFHCKLCECSFNDPNAKDMHLKGRRHRLQYKKKVNPELPVEIKPSNRARKLQEGKLRKQKQKAVLKRQRDDEQRWHLEMRSEPDSSWHTEMRRYEEDMYWRRMEEDQLYWGEQRRRMPPPPLMSRPGMPVPPLLQPVRRPDSPDDRHIMAKHSTVYPVEEELQAVQRIVSHSERALKLVSDSLLEKEPPAVAPKTDTEADAGEKGPDTQAARMLKGVMRVGILAKGLLLHGDRNVELILLAAKKPTLSLLKDIAEQLPKELTTFSEDQYEVQAHPEEANIVIFSSKEPKMQVTISLTSPLMREDPAPEKEEKAGDKAAEKGVPEKDPPDVLNQRKCLEYLAALRHAKWFQARANGLQSCVIIIRLLRDLCQRVPTWGKMPAWAMELLVEKAISSATGPLSPGEAMRRVLECIATGILLPDGPGLLDPCEKAQTDALGSMTKQAREDITASAQHALRLLAFRQIHKVLGMDSLPASKASARNRKRRRDGSETGEGEGEGKKDKKEDAEEVDA